The proteins below come from a single Lodderomyces elongisporus chromosome 3, complete sequence genomic window:
- the PDX3 gene encoding pyridoxamine-phosphate oxidase (BUSCO:EOG09264ZXA): MSKSSSTSATSESIPVASSATTNSTTNGTIARPEDPETTTQQPIIFAPETYQYTKGHLDESQVLNNPLDQFHLWFKEAQEQLPKESDIIVEATTFSTARLPSGRVSSRIVLLKELDKYGFLIYSNWGTSKKSQDFETNKYASLTFFWPHIQRQVRVEGIMEHVTRETSERYYKTRPRGSKIGAWASPQSSKMNSRDDLNVLNKEYEDKFKDLKDDEIPCPEYWGGIRIEPLEVEFWQGGLSRLHDRITFRREVKSDPNWEIIRLAP, translated from the coding sequence ATGTctaaatcatcatcaacatcagcGACGTCAGAGTCAATACCGGTAGCTTCAAGTGCCACCACGAATAGCACTACCAATGGCACTATTGCTCGTCCAGAGGATCCAGAAACCACTACTCAACAGCCAATTATTTTTGCACCTGAAACGTATCAATACACTAAAGGTCATCTTGATGAATCCCAAGTTTTAAATAATCCATTGGACCAATTCCATTTATGGTTTAAAGAGGCACAGGAACAACTACCAAAAGAATCTGATATTATAGTCGAAGCAACGACATTCTCAACCGCAAGATTACCAAGTGGCCGTGTCTCTAGTCGTattgttcttttaaaaGAGTTGGACAAGTACGGGTTCTTGATTTACTCGAACTGGGGCACATCCAAAAAATCACAAGATTTTGAAACCAACAAGTATGCGAGCTTGACATTTTTTTGGCCACACATTCAACGTCAAGTTAGAGTGGAAGGTATTATGGAGCATGTCACGAGAGAGACTAGTGAACGGTATTACAAAACGAGACCAAGAGGTTCCAAGATAGGAGCATGGGCATCCCCACAGAGTTCCAAGATGAACTCGAGAGATGATTTGAATGTTTTAAACAAGGAGTATGAAGATAAGTTTAAGGATTTAAAAGATGACGAAATCCCATGTCCCGAATACTGGGGAGGTATTAGGATTGAGCCATTGGAGGTGGAGTTTTGGCAAGGCGGGTTGAGCAGATTGCACGATAGAATCACATTTAGACGTGAAGTAAAGTCTGACCCAAATTGGGAAATCATTAGACTTGCTCCTTAG